The Lathyrus oleraceus cultivar Zhongwan6 chromosome 5, CAAS_Psat_ZW6_1.0, whole genome shotgun sequence genome includes the window tgcccctgtcgaagtgcgtactgaagtgcgataaccatgaagagcaaatggtaacatttcatgccagtctttgtatgttactgtcatattttgtatgatcttcttgatattcttattagcagcctccacggcgccattcatctttggccggtacggagaagagttatggtgctttatttttgaactgcgtgcagagttcagtaatcatcttgttgttcaaattggagagagcaggttttccaaatgtacatttgataagatccatcttagaaatcaataaagtggtatgattcaacatatactgtcttagtcggcgagcagcccaagccaaagcacaacaagctttctcgagctatgagtatcttgtttcacagtcggtaccttttgctaaggtagtatattgcatgctcttttcgaccagactcgtcatgttgccccaacacaccccattgaattttctaacacggtcagatacatgattagaggtcttccttcaactggtggcatcagaatcagaggttcttggagatacttcttgattttgtcaaaagcttcttttcttcttgcagtaacagtctggcaagttctccagggacttcacaatcttcctcacctccatcctcggtttggtagatcggattttcgaagtcataattaacagtagcagaactattatcaacaggatccagagtggatatggatacgcaatttgttacgtgagtgtgtgcaagaaaacatagcttatttgaaagatgacaggaaagataaagagcgcaatatttgaatgcaaaaaggtccattgatttattgaatgtgaatatgcttataaaaatgacaaaacctttaacaaaatttaatacattaaaataagcaataacaattactcttgactaaaggaaatcaggatagtgtcttcagccttcccATTATTGAGTTCGTCACCAATtgttatcagcatcttccacaacattgacagtctcgtcatggttaggcagaggggcagtgatgtcattaggagtctccagaggatcagaggtagccgcctgtatctttccacttcgaatgccgcgttcaacatgctcacctgttaatataagttcagtgaaacccgatgaggaacttctcaatagatggctgtagaatgggccagtcagtgtgctcatgaacatgtccactaattctcgatcagtcatggggggtttgactctgccagcaaaatctctccatttttgagcatattctttgaatctttctttagagcccatagtcatattctgcaactgtagccgagtaggcgctaattcagaattatactggtaattcttgtagaaagttgtcgctaaatcagtccaggtgcggatgttagagctctcgagctgataataccactccaactgtgttccagacagactctcttggaagaaatggatccatagcttcttatcagtggtatacggctgaatctttctcacgtaagctctcagatgcatctgaggacaagatgccccatcgtaTTTAGTGAACGtggggaccttgaatttgcggggaatgatcacatcagagaccagacccaagctttcgaaatccagactgggtgccttctgaccctccatagctagcatacgttcttccagcaacttgtacttatcagcttttggagagtactgttcattctcataatcttcatcttcgtcctcagggttgaaagggtcagcattctcatcttccgaatcattttctgtccCCTCTTCTCGATCCTTCAGAATCCTAATCTCGACTCCTGCAGCCTGTtctttaagccttcttcccgggttaatgtaactcacaactttcttgtctttctttttctcgagcaagagagccttcagttcctcctgccccttggataagttcaagatcatctcctggagttgagcattctgagcctggaaaaccgtgagaacattgatcccttagaatacctgtcatgcaatgttatgttatgctatggaatgtatgaaatgttttcaatgtttaaagtccttgaaatggttagtacaatgccacgatgtcatgatgttatgatgttatgacgttaagtaaataacaagcacaagcaagtcacacaacaatcattcctaggttttaaggcttgcatgagttccataggtaagtaccctccccactgaagtttggttggttcaacctgtcctagaatagtaaccgggttctagaaggatctcaaatcattgaccttcctttaagtccacttcagtacaacaccaagtggttgaccgaagcttccctaaagtccaatctcaaagagtgtagtatcgagtctcaaccaaccccagtcggaaccgaagtcagttatctcactactttctaatggctaggatgagtcaattagggttctaaaggtctggttaatgctttgatgacaccacgcggaagccaaatgtttcctcaagtaaacatgaggaacatcaggacatccaaagtggcacattaaccgtagccatcattttgaccattccagtatacgccggatagtcgcgatgatctattgctacttacctaaggtacactagatccgggtgtaggatctttcactcaagcataacatacccaagcaaccccttaaaagtaaatcagacaaattgaataagtgatcttgtttttaaggtaacctctctttttaaatccccagcagagtcgccagttctgtaacacggtgaactgactttgtgtgtttttgctttggaaagcaaatgtcgcggttagcaagagtcgccaccgacttttcttttatccaataaggaaaggtggaaaagaacaggaaagaccttaattagattttgggttcgggaggtacattatacaaagggaaggtgttagcaccctttgtatccatggttatccatgggctcttaattgcttgatcacttatgtttttcttgtctgaaaaagtgtgtgagagctgtttagaaaatgttttgaaaagagagtttaactttgtaatgattcttgtacgaacgtatacaaagtatttatctcgtttaattttgaaatcggtttagaaaaatataacttgacaatgattctagtacgaatgtatgccaagtggtgattttctaatagaggttttgaaaagtgtgaggtatgaaaagtagtttaagctgtgagcaagcatttaggagttatacctacccaaggtctttatgggcatttcctatccttatgagggtaaaactgtccttactattgagaagtaagtagtcttatccctttggatgtaaaaggatcatcgtagggtcatcaattggtcattgaaggcaacatttgtaaggataccttagcattcgaagggacgaccatcattaaccgtaggctacaacaAAGGGTCATCGAaggacaaaatcatatattcgcaggcaacatccgagggacaatgatttattttatagggacatgatgatttaatcgaagggtctttgctaagtgtatccccacattcgcgggacatgaccgtaataccgtaatatcgtgaggcaacaaagagaggtccaatTGTTATAACAAGTCGGTGTGGTTTCTTACTCCTTGTGAGGAAGAGGAAGCTGGTGTCTTGTCTACTAGAGAGTTGAATGAGCTTTTGGAAGAGGAAGCTCAGATGTTTGTAGCGTTATCTTCTAAGATTCAGGCGGTGATTGATGACTTGCAGGTAGTGCGGGATTTTCCAGAAGTGTTTCCAGATGACATTTCAGATGTACCtccagagagagagagagagaggtgaAGTTTTCTATTGATCTTGTCCTTGGTACCAAACTTGTTTCTATGGCACCATACAGGATGTCTGCATCGGAGTTAACAGTGTTGAAGAAACAATTAGAAGATCTACTAGATAAGAGATTTGTGAGACCAAGTGTGTCGCCTTGGGGAGCTCTGGTGTTGTTggtaaagaagaaagatggtagcatgaggttgtgtgtggattacagatagttgaataaagtgacgattaagagAAAGTAACCACTTTCGAGAATATATGACTTGATTGATCAGTTGGTGGGTGCACATGTGTTTAGCTTAATTGATTTGAGGTCAGGTTACCATTGTACATCTTCATCCTTCACTCTGATCTATTCTAAATCAtaagaagaacatgttgagcatttacAAGTCGTATTGCAAGTGTTTAATGAGAAGAAGCTTTATGCTAAGTTGTCGAAGTGTGAATTCTGGTTGAAAGAGGTTAGCTTTCTTGGTCATGTTATTTGAGGTGGGGGTATTGATGTGGATCCATCCAAGGTAGATACATTTCTACAATGGGAGGCTCTGAAGTCAATGACAGAGATTATAAGCTTTTTGGGCTTGGATGGTTATTACTATAGGTGTATTGAAGGCTTTTCCAAGTTGGCACTTCCGTTAACTCAGTTGACCTGTAAAGGTAAACCGTTTGTGTGGGACATTCATTGTGAGAACAGTTTCATAGAGATGACAAAAAGGTTGACTACAACTCCAGTTTTGAATTTACCTGAACCGAATGAATCGTTTGTGGTGTATTACACGCATCGTTGATGGGTTTTGGTGGTGTGCTAATTCATGATGGAaaggttgtggcttatgctttACAACAGTTGAGGATTCAGGAGAGAAACTATCCTACTCATGATTTGGAGTTGGTTGTTGTGGTGTTCGTGTTGAAATTTTGGAGGCATTATCTCTATGGTTCCATATTTGAAGTGTTTAGTgatcataagagtttgaaatacttGTTTGATCAGAGGGAATTAAATATGACACATCGTAGATGGTTGGAATTCTTAAAGGATTATGACATTGGGTTGAATTATCATCCTGTTAGGCGAATGTCGTGGCTAATGCTTTAAGTCAGAATTCTTTGTATATGTCTGCTATGATGGTTAGAGAGTTGGAAATGATTGAACAGTTCAGACACATGAGTTTAGTCTGTAAGCTGACACTGCAGTGTGTGATGTTGGGTATGTTGAACATCAAGAATTATTTTCTTAATAATATTAAAGAGAGTCAGAATTTGGTTGTGAAGTTGGTGGACTTGATGGTTGGGAGTGATTAGACTGAAATTAATGATTTCAAAGTGGATGAATAAGGTGTGCTAAGGTTCAAAGACAAAATTCGTATTCCTGACAAAGCTGAGTTGAAGAAGATGATTTTGGAAGAAAGTCATAGAAGtagcttgagtattcatccaggagttactaagatgtatcaagatcTGAAGAAGATCTTTTAGTGGTCTGGAATGAAGTTGGATGTGGCTCAGTTTGTTTATGCTTGTTTATCTTGTCAGAAGTCAAAGCATAAATGGAAATGGGATAGAATTTCTATGGATTTTTGACGGGGTTGCCAAATACTCTGAGAGGGCATGGTGCCATTTAGGTAATTGTTGATAGACTGATGAAGTCGGcccattttattttgattaaCATAAGTTTTTCTATGCAAACGTTGGCagagatatatatatatatatctgtgTGATTGTGAAGTTGCATGGAGTTTTATTGAGTATTGTGtcagatagagatctgaggttcacttcCAAATTTGGGAGAGTTTGCAGGAAGCTTTGGATTCGAAGCTGAGGCTGAGTTCAACTTATCATCCGTAGACTGATGGTCATACAAAGAGGATCATTAAGTCATTATAGGActtgttgagagcttgtgttctcGAGCAAGAGGGTGCTTGGGATAGTCATTTATCGTTGATTGAGTTCACATATAATAAGAGTTTCCATtctagtattggaatgacacctttTGAAGCCTTGTATGGTCGAAGGTGCAGAACACCTTTGTGCTAGCATGAATCTGGTGAGAGTGTAGTGCTTGGATCTGAGATTGTCCAACAGACTACTGAGAAGGTGAAGCTAATCcgggagaagatgaaagcttcgcATAGTAGGCAGAAAAGCTACCATGAGAGGAGAATGGAtcttgagtttcaagagggacACCATGTATTCTTAATAGTCACTCAGGTGACCGGTGTAGGATATACTTTGGAATCGAGGAAGCTTACTCCTCGATTTATTGGTTTGTATCAGATATTCGGGCAAGTTGGACTTGTTGCTTATAGAGTGGTATTGCCACCAAATTTGTCAAATCTACATGATGTGTTCCATGTTTCACAACTTCGGAAGTATGTTCCGGATTCGTCGCATGTGATTCTGATGGATGATGTTCAGGTGAGGGATAACCTTACATTTGAAGTTCTGCATATAAGGAGTGATTATCGAGAACTGAAACAGTTGAGAGGCAAAGAGATTTCTCTCATGAAGGTAGTGTGAGGAGGCGTTGCCTGAGGAAATATGACTCGGGAGTTAAAAAGCAGGATTTGAGACTCGTATCCAGAGTTGTTCACATCAGGTGATTTTTGAGGACGAAAATGATCTAAGTGAgagagagttgtaacaccccgattttatttaaattatttttcgTAATTTAATTATATGATAGTTGTGGTTGTGTTGTATTTATTGGTGTTTTGATGTGTTGTGTTACCCTTGGTGTGAGGTAGTTGCCTTAGAATTATAGAAATTAAGGTATTGGAGAGTGTGTGAGCAAAAGTGTAGAAAGGGCGATGTGGTGAGTAAAACTAATTAATCATATTAGTTATTATTTAGTTAATTAAGTTAATATTAGTtgaatattaatttaattagttaattgagtgggttattatttttattattatttaataagTGGAAATTAATAATAGTAGTaataagttaataaaataattagaggtattattatttgttattattCTATTTAGTGGGATTAGTGATAATAATAAGAGttataataaaaatagaaaagGGGAAAGTGAGGGAGAAATAGAGAACACCAAATcattgggagaaaagagaagaccctgagaaagggagaagaaggggctagggctcaagaggagaatcCGCCATTGTTGAAGATCAAAGAATCAATTGCTAGGAACTCTAAGGTAAAGGTGAGGTTCTGATTATCAGGGGTTAACATGATGATGGTGGGTAGATTATGCCATGTAGGTTTTGTGTTTTTCTTCTCTATATTCATGATCATTGTGATAATCGATAATTGTTGAATTGTGTGTGTATGATATCATGATGTTGTGAATGATGTTGGAATGATGAATTGTTGTTGTTAgactcataaaatttgattgagttgtgtgatATCAATGTTGTGTGATTAATGTTGATTCGGGTCAGAGTCGAAACTGAGTTATGAATGTTTTTGGTGTAAATAAGTTAGAGTTTTGAACTTTAGAAAAGTATTGTTTTCGTGTTAAAATATGGTATAAATGATTTGTAAGAAAAATGAGGTTTTGGAATGAATTTTAAGtgatttttgttttgaaaaagtTGTAGAAAAATTGTTTCTGCAACAGTGTAATCAGTTACCAAAAATGGAGTAGCCAGTTACACTACTTAAAAAACACATTTTTGGGTAAAAATTAGGGGGTGTAACCGGTTATCGGTTTTTGAGTAACCAGTTACTCTGCGAAACAGTGGCTATGCAGTGGCTGAAAAAAGGGGTGTAACCGGCTACAGTTTTTGGATAACCAGTTACCATATGTGTGTCGGCAGTGTGGGTTGCGCTACAGGGTGTAGTATAATCGGTTACTAGGTTTAGGGTAACCGACTACACTGGAAGCATTTTCATAAAAACTTTACAAATTCATAACTTTTGTTTCGAGTGTCCAATTCGAGTGTCGTTTGAAGCATAGGAAAACTGAAAGCGTGTAATTTCATTTAAAATTGGTCTAATTACCTAAGAAATGAATATTTTTATGTTCGATGGTGTTGAAATGCATTGAAATGTTTATATGGTGGTGTTACATAACCTTAAATGCATTATTGTTGCTTGTTATGTTGTTTATTGATGTTGTTGAGATGTATAACATGTGTTTGATGTATGATAACCAGTATTAGCGGTGTACATTGACTATGGTGGTGGGCCATTAtgcatgatgttgttgttgcatgCATTCATGTTGTTGGACAAATGATCCGTTGTTGGTGAGCCTCAAATCCCATTGTGTAGATTGGGTCGGTAGCTGATTTAAGAGGTGATGGAATCAGTGAGTCGTTATCGGAGGTGATGGTAACAAATTCGTGGGTTTGATCCTAGGAGGTGAGGATCAAAGTAATGAACCTGAGTGTTCACgtattggtaccacatgcattgagtAGAGTTGTTAAGTCTCATTACATTATACATTAGTTACATTTGTTATTATCTTGGATGGTTGATTATATTGTTATTATGTAGGATGGATTTTATGTTGTTCTTATGTTATATCATTAGTTGCAATAGGAGCTCAGATGCGAGTGGAAGATGAAGTCTTCTATTTTATTTTAGTGTCGACGTGTGCTCTGATGTGTAACACCAGGGGATTTGGAACGTCATGTCTTTCTTTATGTTTTTAACATTTCTTATAATGACATGTTATGTTGATGTTGGATATGTGAGTTAACTATTTGTTATTGATATTCCGCTTCTATTTAATAAAAGTTAACATTTAGACATGTAGTTATTACTACTATGTTCATAACTGTAAAATGTTACATGTCTTTTCAATTGAGTAGGTTAATTGTATGTTGTAGTGTAGCATCCTAAATTGTATGTTGAATTGTTTTACTATGATAAATGTTTTAAACTTACGCGGGGAAATTTTAGGGTATTACACAATGCATGGAATTTTCAAGAGCATGAGGCTCCACAAGGCAATGCATTAAGATATTGATTCAGAGATGAGTGCTTGACAATGAGGTGCTTAACCCAAAGAATGTATGGATGTTAAAGAGAGCATTGTTTGGTCCCAAGAGGAAGTGTATTGTGAATTATGATTGTTGAAGTGTTGTCCATGGGGAAGAAGGCTTCTCAATCATTTGATTTGAtttgcactaaagtctatgaacggAGGTAAATACTTTGAATTATCAGGGCTTATGTCTCGTTTAAAGGTACTTAGAACAAAGATAAGAGTAATCCATCTCATCCTTTAAcgttacttaaggctcatggcgcacGATTCACTTCATAACTGGAAAGTGTTGATAGGGGAATCTTTTTGTTATGTTTGAGGTCCAGAGTCTTCATCCTTGAGGTCTTGTAGTGCAATTACAGAAGATTAatcctatcaagtgatcaagaggCTTTTGATCACTTGATTAGACAGGGAAATCAGACATGTTGAAAAAAACTAGTTTGATCAATGACGACTTTGATTAATCAGTCAATCAGGGATGAGATCAAAGTATACAAGCACAAAGATTTTTAAGTCTAAAAACCTAAGGAATCAAAGGGTTATTAAGCATATTAATTTCTAAGATTAAAGCTAAACAAGTGCTAATCTAAGTCTAATATTAACATGTTTATTATTTTCTACAAGACCTAAATGAGAATTAATCTAAAACTAATCCTACCTGAATTTTAATTAAATCCTAAGTGTATAATTATTTTCTTAGGACTTTTCAATTAAGAACATGAACTATGGGATTAAATTCTATTAAATCTAATTAAGCTCTAAAAACATTCATGGAATTTTCTAAGTAACCATATCAAATATAAAAATgttaaaaaaaagttattaaaatgCTTATTGACTAAAAATGTAAATTGAATAATTAAAATGGATAGaataataaaaacaaaagagctaATAAAAACACAAACAAAAGAGAATCAGAATAGGGGGTGCATGGGCCTGCATAGTGTATGGCTAGCAAATCACAATTGGGTCTAGCCAAAAGCCCAAGAAATTGTTGTAGTTACAGTGTGGTGTGCAAGCTAGACAGGGGGCGTGTGAAGTAGTGTCTTTGGGCCTAATGACCTAAGCCCATGCAAATTGTCAAGAGAGGGTGGAAAGTATCTGAGTTAATCCATTCTCTAATTCACCGTTTTCacgtctctctctctctctctctctctctctctctctctctctctctctaacaTAACCAACATCGAAATTGGCTCCGCCGCGTCGGTGGCGGCGTAGCTGAGTCAAAATGGTTACTACAACAACCAAAATGAACCTCTCAAACTCTACTCCCTCAATCTCACCCTAATTTCAACAAATTCCCTTAAAATTACCCGAACCGCACCATATTTCTCAAGAACCCTAAATTTAAGAAATGAAATTAAATGAGGAAGAAGGCTTAATCTGAAACTAAACCTTAGGGGTTTGTTCGAATACCTCAAAGCTACATTATGGTAAGCAAATTTGAGAAAAGAGAGGGAGAAACCAAAAACACCAACCTACAAAGTGGAGAATTACTCTGGTGATCATTGAAGAAGATGCTTACTAAGATAAACCCAGAGGTATTAACAGGTATGTGCTCCAAACTCTTCCACTCTTTATCTTGTAGTGAATTCTTCTTCTTGTTCTGAGATCTTTAGTCTATAGGGATTGGATATGGATATGGGATTGTTATTGTTACGGTGTGT containing:
- the LOC127078954 gene encoding uncharacterized protein LOC127078954; this encodes MDLEFQEGHHVFLIVTQVTGVGYTLESRKLTPRFIGLYQIFGQVGLVAYRVVLPPNLSNLHDVFHVSQLRKYVPDSSHVILMDDVQVRDNLTFEVLHIRSDYRELKQLRGKEISLMKVV